The Brevundimonas vesicularis genome includes the window ATCTGGTCGATCAGCTGAAGGCGCTGGCCTAAGGCTTCAAGCGGCCTGATCGATGGTCAGGCCGCGTACGCCCGCCAGATTGGCGTCGGTCAGGTCGGCCTGGCGGGTCTGGGCGCCGTGCATCGTTGCACGGCCCAGATCGGCGCCGGCCAGGACGGCGCGCTTCAGGTCGGCGCCCGACAGGTCCGCGCCGCGGAGCACGGCGCCTGTCAGATCTGCAGGCATCAGCCGGTCGGCGCCGATCAGAAGCGGCCCCAATTGCGCCTCTCGCATGTCCGCTCCATTTAGTCGCGCACCCCGAAGGCGCGCGCCGCGCAGGTCGGCGCGCCGCAGTTTGGCCGAGCGCAGGTCGGCATTGTCGAGCTGGGCGCCCTGCAACTGCACCCCCTCCATATCCAGGCCGTAGAAGACCGCGCCCTTGGCCGACAGGGCGGTCAGGTTCAGGCCCGTGATCGACTTCAGCGGACGCAGGTCGACGCCGTTGAAGACCGACGGCTGCCCCTCCGCGCCGCCGGTCTCGCACCAGCGCGCATGTTCGCGCAGCATCTCGGCGGCGGGCATCTTTTCCACGGACTCGCAGGACGACTTGTTGTCGGTCAGCGCGCCCTGCATGTCGGCGCCGTCGGCGCGCCACATGGTCGTCTTGCAGCCCACAAGGATGGCGTCTCGCAAGTCCGCGCCCGACAGGTCCGCCCCTGACAGATCGGCGCCGGCGAGGTCGGCCCCGCGGAAATCCGCCTGTTTCAGATTGGCCCGCACGAGCTTGCAGTCCTTCATCACCGCGCCGGAGAAGTCGGCCTTCACCGCGATGACGCCGGCCATCTTGGAGCGTTGAAGATTGGCGCCGGCCAAGCAGGCGCCGCTGGCCTCGGTCTCGTCGCGGTGGCGCGGTTCGATGACTTTGAAGCCCAATCTGGCGTCGGCGGCCGCGATGGTGCCCTCGCGCAGGTCGGCCTCGAACAGATCGGCC containing:
- a CDS encoding pentapeptide repeat-containing protein is translated as MALAAEPLVRKRLTQAELDVICARHDRLFQARPGGARAVFAWMDLSGLSLKGRNLADADFAAACLEGCDLTGAKLDNANFFGADMQDAILAEASLRRSDLRGACLRGADLSGADLFEADLREGTIAAADARLGFKVIEPRHRDETEASGACLAGANLQRSKMAGVIAVKADFSGAVMKDCKLVRANLKQADFRGADLAGADLSGADLSGADLRDAILVGCKTTMWRADGADMQGALTDNKSSCESVEKMPAAEMLREHARWCETGGAEGQPSVFNGVDLRPLKSITGLNLTALSAKGAVFYGLDMEGVQLQGAQLDNADLRSAKLRRADLRGARLRGARLNGADMREAQLGPLLIGADRLMPADLTGAVLRGADLSGADLKRAVLAGADLGRATMHGAQTRQADLTDANLAGVRGLTIDQAA